Proteins encoded within one genomic window of Streptomyces profundus:
- a CDS encoding ATP-binding protein, which yields MGDGIEFVYRHDGETEVHQVKRQNRTANSWNVASLHSKEVWQNLRSHVDAGRTFHFVSTVPARALDELADRARRSDDFASFKAEWLSDELQGPFDALAAANIYGSATTAWRMLRGLRVDWPNERELVNVNAVLAEQVLAGAPGPLAALGLGDLLLTNMGTTLDASAISARLAPYGLRRISRGDRDVVTHAVSKATRGWAASVRRGLLQPAISRAEVDRLLEQITRGSEQLILLTGTAGSGKSAVLHQAFTALDARATPVLAFRLDRLAPFASTNELGRRIDLAVSPVSALGAVADGRPSVLIVDQLDAVGLASGRIPDTFDAVADLVAEAKADPAMRVVLVCREFDAQADHRIRQLTISNNCASIEVRSLSDAQVNVAVTNMGLNASHVTPPQRALLRSPLHLLLLSQIADQEAALTFRTITQLFDAFWDNKRRDCLRRNPSIRFHDAVSAVTATMSARQRLSVPDSVLDADDLATTRDVLISEHVCVRDGRQLAFFHESFFDYAFARDWLRRGESLVTFLTGGEQELFRRGQLRQVLDHLRELDRERFAEEVEALLTSPEIRYHLKDVTLAVLRGLAAPTASEWGAVARVLDTRPPFQALLVHAVSNAAWFRRADDEAVIESWLTSPDARERDWGLRMMFAAARAYPDRVAGLLKPHTADPQYPSWMFRVVLSARTTDSRALFDLLLQGARAGLFSGHEHDLWISVDDLAAGKPAWAVELLNALLADRPNSLQLDDQGRVAVLLTRERSALRLIAAAALGAPEEYCAQLLPVLLNVMATTGNPARAGWPVFDKHFSFRTADNEPTTLGDALFQGAAKALRIVAGRDVARVRELVEGLTDVVYEGAQWLLYQALIEAGPAVAPWTAELLLQGRHRLLSGYAANAVWGAREVLRAVGEALPDGTLRRLENALLHLRLPPDEQHSPWHEFTLLTALPEGRLSERAARRLGELRRLHGDMREPNELQGMTVGFIGPPIPRKAAQHMSDDQWLGAMRKHSQDRTDWATFTGGAQELGRVLQSMTATAPDRFARLALRMDAGMHPAYGASLLLGLGDAEPHSDPGTVFEAVRHFADQRRLACDRWLGWAVQKYLTCTPLDLVETLLNRALDSDDPSDILTEDEGETERDLFTAGINTVRGSNARSLGDLLLHDTNGARAALVVPHLRSLAIDPSLAVRACVAHVLHAAMRHDRPAVAEAFTVLTEAPDQLLVSPCVTRLFLALCYGDPVAGRPMMERMLHSPVPAVREQGGRVAAVAAMEWGMTDLLAHVLAGNDRAHRQGAAEVCAQRLVNTGDAALAHRALLQFFHAPETDVREAAATVALALRGQRLAPFRRTLTALIDSRTFQSALPQLLITLEHAPDRVDDLVLTCVRRFLKAVSPASPRLAGGTTADAHHVGELLVRAHAQATPAERRSEILDLLDQLLLLGSYGVAEAINNADRG from the coding sequence TTGGGCGATGGCATCGAGTTCGTCTACCGCCATGACGGTGAGACGGAGGTGCACCAGGTCAAGAGACAGAATCGCACCGCGAACAGCTGGAATGTGGCTTCCCTCCACAGCAAGGAGGTTTGGCAGAACCTGCGTTCCCACGTCGACGCGGGCCGCACCTTCCACTTCGTCTCCACGGTGCCCGCCCGTGCCCTCGACGAACTCGCCGACCGCGCCCGCCGTTCCGACGACTTCGCCTCCTTCAAGGCCGAGTGGTTGTCGGATGAGCTTCAAGGCCCCTTCGACGCCCTCGCGGCGGCCAACATCTATGGTTCAGCCACAACAGCCTGGCGCATGCTCAGAGGGCTCCGGGTGGACTGGCCCAACGAACGAGAACTCGTCAACGTCAACGCGGTCCTGGCCGAACAGGTCCTTGCCGGGGCCCCAGGCCCACTCGCTGCCCTCGGCCTCGGCGACCTCCTGTTGACCAACATGGGAACCACTCTCGACGCCTCGGCCATCAGCGCCCGGTTGGCACCGTACGGGCTGCGACGGATCAGTCGGGGAGACAGGGACGTGGTGACCCACGCCGTGAGCAAGGCGACGAGGGGGTGGGCGGCAAGCGTGCGACGTGGGCTGCTGCAACCCGCTATATCCCGAGCGGAAGTCGACCGGTTGCTGGAACAGATCACGAGAGGCTCCGAACAGCTCATCCTCCTGACAGGCACAGCGGGCAGTGGAAAGAGCGCGGTGCTGCACCAGGCCTTCACCGCACTCGACGCACGAGCAACTCCGGTACTCGCATTCCGACTCGACCGGCTGGCTCCCTTCGCCTCGACCAACGAGCTGGGGCGGCGTATCGACCTGGCCGTGTCCCCGGTCAGTGCCCTCGGAGCCGTGGCGGACGGTCGGCCCAGTGTCCTGATCGTGGACCAGCTCGACGCGGTCGGCCTCGCGTCCGGACGTATCCCGGACACGTTCGACGCGGTGGCCGATCTGGTAGCCGAGGCGAAGGCAGATCCTGCCATGCGCGTTGTTCTCGTGTGCCGCGAATTCGATGCCCAAGCCGATCACCGCATCCGCCAGCTCACGATATCGAACAACTGCGCGAGCATCGAGGTCCGGTCACTTTCCGACGCCCAGGTAAACGTCGCGGTCACGAATATGGGGCTGAACGCATCCCATGTGACCCCGCCGCAGCGAGCATTGCTGCGATCACCGCTGCATCTGCTCCTCCTGAGCCAGATCGCCGACCAGGAGGCAGCCCTCACCTTCCGTACCATCACGCAGCTTTTCGACGCCTTCTGGGACAACAAACGGCGGGACTGCCTGCGTCGCAACCCCTCCATCCGCTTTCACGATGCGGTGTCGGCCGTCACGGCGACCATGAGCGCTCGGCAACGGCTGTCCGTACCGGACAGTGTGCTCGACGCCGACGACCTCGCCACGACGCGGGACGTATTGATCTCGGAGCACGTCTGCGTGCGCGACGGTCGGCAACTGGCCTTCTTCCACGAGAGTTTCTTCGACTACGCCTTCGCGCGCGACTGGCTCAGGCGAGGGGAGAGCCTGGTCACCTTTCTCACCGGTGGGGAGCAGGAACTCTTCCGCCGCGGACAGTTGAGGCAGGTCCTCGACCACCTGCGAGAGCTGGACCGGGAGCGATTCGCCGAGGAGGTCGAGGCACTGCTGACCAGTCCGGAGATCCGTTACCACCTCAAGGACGTGACCTTGGCCGTCCTACGCGGGCTGGCGGCTCCTACCGCCAGTGAATGGGGCGCCGTCGCACGGGTGCTGGACACCCGCCCTCCCTTCCAGGCCCTTCTTGTGCACGCAGTGAGCAATGCGGCGTGGTTCCGACGCGCGGACGATGAGGCAGTGATCGAGAGCTGGCTGACCAGTCCCGATGCCAGGGAACGCGACTGGGGGCTACGGATGATGTTTGCAGCTGCCCGCGCCTATCCAGACCGGGTGGCCGGCCTCCTGAAGCCGCACACGGCAGATCCCCAGTACCCCTCATGGATGTTCCGGGTCGTTCTGTCTGCCCGCACCACCGACAGCCGGGCGCTCTTCGACCTCTTGCTCCAAGGCGCGCGGGCCGGTCTCTTCTCGGGTCACGAGCACGACCTTTGGATCTCGGTGGATGACCTCGCAGCTGGAAAACCCGCGTGGGCCGTCGAGTTGCTCAATGCACTGCTTGCGGACCGTCCGAACTCCCTGCAACTTGATGATCAGGGCAGGGTCGCCGTACTTCTGACCCGAGAGCGCTCGGCACTCCGCCTGATAGCGGCCGCCGCTCTGGGCGCTCCCGAGGAGTACTGTGCGCAGCTTCTGCCCGTGCTGCTGAACGTCATGGCTACAACAGGCAATCCTGCTCGGGCAGGTTGGCCGGTCTTCGACAAGCACTTTTCGTTCCGCACTGCCGATAACGAGCCCACCACACTCGGCGACGCCTTGTTCCAGGGCGCGGCCAAGGCTCTGCGGATCGTGGCGGGCCGAGATGTCGCCCGCGTGCGAGAGCTCGTGGAAGGGCTCACTGACGTGGTGTACGAGGGGGCGCAGTGGCTCCTCTACCAGGCGCTGATCGAGGCGGGGCCGGCCGTCGCTCCCTGGACAGCCGAACTTCTCCTCCAGGGCAGACACCGCCTCCTGTCCGGCTATGCGGCGAACGCCGTATGGGGGGCACGCGAGGTCCTCCGCGCGGTCGGTGAGGCGCTGCCCGACGGCACCCTCCGTCGCTTGGAGAACGCACTGCTCCACCTGCGGCTCCCCCCGGACGAGCAGCACTCTCCCTGGCACGAGTTCACACTGCTGACAGCGCTGCCCGAAGGGCGACTCTCCGAACGGGCGGCCCGGAGGCTCGGAGAACTCCGCAGACTGCACGGCGACATGCGGGAGCCGAACGAGCTACAGGGGATGACGGTCGGATTCATCGGGCCGCCCATCCCACGGAAAGCGGCCCAGCACATGAGCGACGACCAGTGGCTGGGCGCCATGAGAAAGCACAGCCAGGATCGCACCGACTGGGCGACCTTCACGGGCGGGGCTCAAGAGCTGGGGCGTGTGCTGCAGAGCATGACGGCCACCGCCCCCGACCGGTTCGCGCGGCTCGCTTTGCGGATGGACGCCGGGATGCACCCGGCCTACGGGGCCTCCTTACTCCTCGGCCTCGGTGACGCGGAGCCACACAGCGACCCGGGCACCGTTTTCGAGGCAGTTCGACATTTCGCGGACCAACGCAGGCTGGCATGTGACCGCTGGCTGGGGTGGGCGGTGCAGAAGTACCTCACCTGCACGCCTCTCGATCTAGTGGAGACGCTACTGAACCGCGCCCTCGACTCCGACGACCCTAGTGACATCCTCACTGAGGACGAGGGAGAGACGGAGCGCGACCTGTTCACCGCGGGGATCAACACGGTGCGGGGCAGCAACGCCAGGAGCCTGGGAGACCTGCTCCTCCACGACACGAACGGGGCGCGGGCCGCCCTGGTCGTACCCCACCTTCGTTCGCTGGCCATCGACCCTTCCCTCGCCGTCCGGGCATGCGTGGCCCACGTTCTGCATGCCGCGATGCGCCACGACCGTCCTGCGGTGGCCGAGGCCTTCACGGTGCTCACGGAGGCCCCCGACCAGCTTCTGGTCTCCCCCTGTGTAACTCGCCTTTTTCTCGCCCTGTGTTATGGGGACCCGGTGGCTGGGAGACCGATGATGGAACGGATGTTGCACTCCCCGGTGCCAGCGGTTCGCGAGCAGGGTGGACGGGTCGCGGCAGTGGCGGCCATGGAGTGGGGGATGACCGATCTGCTTGCGCACGTGCTTGCTGGAAATGACCGAGCACACCGGCAAGGAGCCGCGGAGGTGTGCGCCCAACGCCTCGTGAACACCGGGGACGCCGCCCTGGCCCACCGCGCACTGCTCCAGTTCTTCCATGCCCCGGAAACGGACGTCCGCGAAGCCGCTGCCACGGTCGCCCTCGCGTTGAGGGGCCAGCGTCTGGCGCCCTTCCGCCGGACCCTGACTGCCCTGATTGACTCTCGTACCTTCCAGTCCGCGCTACCCCAGTTGCTGATCACTCTTGAGCACGCCCCTGACCGGGTCGACGACCTGGTATTGACCTGTGTGAGGCGCTTCCTCAAGGCAGTCAGTCCTGCTTCCCCCAGGTTGGCGGGCGGTACGACAGCCGACGCCCATCACGTCGGTGAGCTGCTGGTGCGCGCACATGCCCAGGCCACCCCGGCCGAACGCCGGTCAGAGATCCTCGACCTGTTGGACCAACTGCTGCTCCTGGGGTCCTATGGCGTCGCCGAGGCGATCAACAACGCCGATCGAGGCTGA